In one Kitasatospora cineracea genomic region, the following are encoded:
- a CDS encoding cobalamin B12-binding domain-containing protein, which produces MVVSGPIRVVVAKPGLDGHDRGAKVIARALRDAGMEVIYTGLHQTPEQIVDTAIQEDADGIGLSILSGAHMTLCAKVIELLKERDAADIKVFCGGIIPDADITELKALGVADIFTPGTSTQDVVSWVESNLRSA; this is translated from the coding sequence ATGGTGGTGTCGGGGCCGATCCGAGTCGTGGTCGCCAAGCCCGGACTCGACGGGCACGACCGGGGAGCCAAGGTCATCGCGCGCGCCCTGCGCGACGCCGGCATGGAGGTCATCTACACCGGCCTCCACCAGACCCCCGAGCAGATCGTCGACACGGCGATCCAGGAGGACGCCGACGGCATCGGCCTGTCCATCCTCTCCGGCGCGCACATGACCCTCTGCGCCAAGGTGATCGAGCTGCTCAAGGAGCGCGACGCCGCCGACATCAAGGTCTTCTGCGGCGGGATCATCCCCGACGCCGACATCACCGAGCTGAAGGCCCTCGGCGTCGCCGACATCTTCACCCCGGGCACCTCCACCCAGGACGTGGTCAGCTGGGTCGAGTCCAACCTGCGCTCCGCGTAG
- a CDS encoding DUF5691 domain-containing protein, with protein MTASPRTGTGPTGTDDWADLQGAALLGTDRRPLPEARTPLSAAVDRADPAGALLDLAAVAAVRRRAGTLPAPAVDTPEPAPADPRPALPEAAARRLAVLLGTRSGHGTTANLSELLPQWLTAARARGYRLPPALVPALLDTGRARSELRSDAVTLAGPLGRWLAPHNPDWKYVTRTAGDQDALDQPGELLWQEGLFAERVTHLTRLRRTDPAAGLALLASTWSTERAEDRVLFLDALQDGLSAADEEFLEAALSDRSKNVRATAAELLTTLPGSALAARMAARARTAVRPDGDRLHITPPAACDAAMQRDGIPVKSPTGRGERAWWFGEVVAGAPLAGWTADTGRTPEQLLALPTTDSPDGGGAEWAEDLREAWARAAVRQQDAAWARALLGTPPRPGRDTRAPGAPAKLLAVLPPAERAAWTAAFVQTHGLGDAFQLLGACATPWTPPLSTAVVAALKRAAELGSYPWSHSGVLGMTERALAPETAPAVEALAADTSPDTAWSDTFTRLAGTLRFRQAMLAELD; from the coding sequence ATGACCGCGTCCCCCCGCACCGGCACCGGACCCACCGGCACCGACGACTGGGCCGACCTGCAGGGCGCCGCCCTGCTCGGCACCGACCGCCGCCCGCTGCCCGAGGCCCGCACCCCGCTGTCCGCCGCCGTCGACCGGGCCGACCCGGCCGGCGCGCTGCTCGACCTGGCCGCCGTCGCCGCGGTCCGCCGCCGGGCCGGCACGCTGCCCGCGCCCGCCGTCGACACCCCCGAGCCCGCCCCCGCCGACCCCCGGCCCGCGCTGCCCGAGGCCGCCGCCCGCCGGCTGGCCGTCCTGCTCGGCACCCGCAGCGGCCACGGCACCACCGCCAACCTCTCCGAACTCCTCCCGCAGTGGCTGACCGCCGCCCGCGCCCGCGGCTACCGGCTACCGCCCGCCCTCGTCCCGGCCCTGCTGGACACCGGCCGGGCCCGCTCCGAACTCCGCTCCGACGCCGTCACCCTGGCCGGCCCGCTCGGCCGCTGGCTGGCCCCGCACAACCCCGACTGGAAGTACGTCACCCGCACCGCCGGCGACCAGGACGCCCTCGACCAGCCCGGTGAACTCCTCTGGCAGGAAGGGCTGTTCGCGGAACGCGTCACCCACCTCACCCGGCTGCGCCGCACCGACCCGGCCGCCGGACTGGCCCTGCTCGCCTCCACCTGGAGCACCGAGCGGGCCGAGGACCGGGTGCTCTTCCTGGACGCCCTCCAGGACGGGCTCTCCGCCGCCGACGAGGAGTTCCTGGAGGCCGCGCTCTCCGACCGCTCCAAGAACGTCCGGGCCACCGCCGCGGAACTGCTCACCACCCTGCCCGGCTCCGCCCTGGCCGCCCGGATGGCCGCCCGCGCCCGGACGGCCGTCCGGCCCGACGGCGACCGGCTGCACATCACCCCGCCCGCCGCCTGCGACGCCGCCATGCAGCGCGACGGCATACCCGTGAAGTCCCCCACCGGGCGCGGCGAGCGCGCCTGGTGGTTCGGCGAGGTCGTCGCCGGGGCGCCGCTCGCCGGCTGGACGGCCGACACCGGCCGCACCCCCGAGCAGCTGCTCGCCCTGCCCACCACCGACTCGCCCGACGGCGGCGGCGCCGAGTGGGCCGAGGACCTGCGCGAGGCCTGGGCCCGGGCCGCCGTCCGGCAGCAGGACGCCGCCTGGGCCCGCGCCCTGCTCGGCACCCCGCCCCGCCCCGGCCGCGACACCCGCGCACCGGGCGCCCCCGCCAAGCTGCTCGCCGTCCTGCCGCCCGCCGAGCGCGCCGCCTGGACGGCCGCGTTCGTCCAGACCCACGGCCTCGGCGACGCCTTCCAACTCCTCGGCGCCTGCGCCACCCCGTGGACGCCCCCGCTCTCCACCGCCGTCGTCGCCGCCCTCAAGCGCGCCGCCGAACTCGGCTCCTACCCCTGGAGCCACAGCGGCGTCCTCGGCATGACCGAACGCGCCCTCGCCCCCGAGACCGCCCCCGCCGTGGAGGCCCTCGCCGCCGACACCTCCCCCGACACCGCCTGGTCCGACACCTTCACCCGCCTCGCCGGCACCCTCCGCTTCCGCCAGGCGATGCTCGCCGAACTCGACTAG
- a CDS encoding SWIM zinc finger family protein: protein MEERWSTEHVLSLAPDPASLKAAGKLSGPAPWSATGTGGGALWGLCKGSGSTPYRTAVELGTPAYKCSCPSRKFPCKHALGLLLLWAAGPGAVADGATPPDWAQEWLDGRGRAAADKAAKQQAKAADADPEAARKRAEKRSARVAGGARELRLRLADGVRRGLADPQPAGTWEEVAARMVDAQAPGLASRVRALAEAPQDELLEEYAMLHLLAGAYGRIDTLPQALAATVRTRVGFTTDTAELLAGPTVRDRWHVLGSRDTADDRLTTRRVWLRGAKTGRQALLLAFGRPGQAPDLALPTGRLLEADLAYHPGARPLRAVLGARYGSPEPAPAAAPAGLSPAAALAEYGAAVAEDPWLDSWPAVLADVVPVRTPDGWQLTDGTHTLPVRRGALPEPALWRLAAVSAGHPVTLFGECGHHGFAPVTAWDADHRPVALG, encoded by the coding sequence ATGGAGGAACGCTGGAGCACCGAACACGTCCTTTCGCTGGCGCCCGACCCGGCTTCCCTGAAGGCCGCGGGCAAGCTCTCCGGGCCCGCCCCGTGGTCGGCCACCGGCACCGGCGGCGGCGCGCTGTGGGGCCTGTGCAAGGGCAGCGGCAGCACGCCCTACCGGACGGCGGTGGAGCTCGGGACGCCCGCGTACAAGTGCAGTTGCCCGAGCCGGAAGTTCCCGTGCAAGCACGCCCTCGGGCTGCTCCTGCTGTGGGCCGCCGGGCCCGGGGCGGTCGCCGACGGGGCCACCCCGCCCGACTGGGCGCAGGAGTGGCTGGACGGCCGCGGCCGGGCCGCCGCCGACAAGGCCGCCAAGCAGCAGGCCAAGGCCGCCGACGCGGACCCGGAGGCCGCCCGCAAGCGGGCCGAGAAGCGCTCCGCCCGGGTCGCCGGCGGCGCCCGCGAGCTGCGGCTGCGGCTCGCCGACGGCGTCCGCCGCGGCCTGGCCGACCCGCAGCCGGCCGGCACCTGGGAGGAGGTCGCCGCCCGGATGGTCGACGCCCAGGCCCCCGGCCTGGCCTCCCGGGTCCGGGCGCTGGCCGAGGCCCCGCAGGACGAACTGCTGGAGGAGTACGCGATGCTGCACCTGCTGGCCGGCGCCTACGGCCGGATCGACACCCTGCCCCAGGCCCTCGCGGCGACCGTCCGCACCCGGGTCGGCTTCACCACCGACACCGCCGAACTGCTCGCCGGCCCGACCGTCCGGGACCGCTGGCACGTCCTGGGCAGCCGGGACACCGCCGACGACCGGCTGACCACCCGCCGGGTCTGGCTGCGCGGCGCGAAGACCGGACGGCAGGCCCTGCTGCTCGCCTTCGGCCGCCCCGGCCAGGCCCCGGACCTCGCCCTGCCCACCGGCCGCCTGCTGGAGGCCGACCTGGCCTACCACCCCGGCGCCCGCCCGCTGCGCGCCGTCCTCGGCGCCCGCTACGGCAGCCCCGAGCCCGCCCCGGCCGCCGCGCCGGCCGGCCTGTCGCCCGCCGCGGCGCTCGCCGAGTACGGCGCCGCCGTCGCCGAGGACCCGTGGCTGGACAGCTGGCCGGCCGTGCTGGCCGACGTGGTGCCGGTCCGCACCCCGGACGGCTGGCAGCTCACCGACGGCACCCACACCCTGCCGGTGCGCCGCGGCGCCCTGCCCGAGCCCGCCCTGTGGCGGCTCGCCGCGGTCTCCGCCGGCCACCCCGTCACCCTGTTCGGCGAGTGCGGCCACCACGGCTTCGCCCCGGTCACCGCCTGGGACGCCGACCACCGGCCGGTCGCCCTCGGCTGA
- a CDS encoding SUKH-4 family immunity protein: MATYAELAELFSPDGIVRMPLDEALANGIPEEDARLLAEVGVPVFVDVLFTAKVQGDPLAYTLVPISAGDEGVTVLALGGPTDADLMRYCLDLDNGYVILLGLGEEPTAEIVNRDLASFVEFLYRYALRLRHVAGVSDRQADEYTVKLREYLAARDPYAFAAPDSWWNMVFGALTD, translated from the coding sequence GTGGCCACGTACGCCGAACTCGCCGAGCTGTTCAGCCCCGACGGCATCGTCCGGATGCCCCTGGACGAGGCCCTCGCCAACGGCATCCCGGAGGAGGACGCCCGCCTGCTCGCGGAGGTCGGCGTACCGGTCTTCGTCGACGTGCTGTTCACTGCCAAGGTGCAGGGCGACCCGCTCGCGTACACCCTGGTGCCGATCAGCGCCGGGGACGAAGGCGTCACCGTGCTGGCCCTCGGCGGCCCCACCGACGCCGACCTGATGCGCTACTGCCTGGACCTCGACAACGGGTACGTGATCCTGCTCGGCCTCGGCGAGGAGCCCACCGCCGAGATCGTGAACCGGGACCTGGCCTCCTTCGTCGAGTTCCTCTACCGGTACGCGCTGCGCCTCCGGCACGTCGCCGGGGTGTCCGACCGGCAGGCGGACGAGTACACCGTCAAGCTCCGCGAGTACCTCGCCGCCCGCGACCCGTACGCCTTCGCCGCCCCGGACAGCTGGTGGAACATGGTGTTCGGCGCCCTCACCGACTAG
- a CDS encoding ATP-binding protein, protein MTTETTSEVLRQHAEDAFAEELAALARHDDRTRPERWRLSPWAVATYLLGGELPDGTVITPKYIGPRRVIEVAVTTLATDRALLLLGVPGTAKTWVSEHLAAAISGDSTLLVQGTAGTPEEAVRYGWNYAQLLAHGPSEDALVPSPLMRAMRDGQLARVEELTRIPADVQDSLITILSEKTLPVPELGSEVQAVRGFNVIATANDRDRGVNELSSALRRRFNTVVLPLPATLEEEVEIVTRRVGQLGRSLDLPELPGGAEEIRRVVTVFRELRAGLTADGRTKVKTPSGTLSTAEAISVVTNGLALAAHFGDGVLRAGDVADGIVGAVVRDPVADRQVWREYVEGVVRDRDGWKDFYRAAREVSA, encoded by the coding sequence ATGACCACCGAGACGACCAGCGAGGTCCTGCGGCAGCACGCCGAGGACGCGTTCGCCGAGGAGCTGGCCGCCCTCGCCCGGCACGACGACCGGACCAGGCCGGAGCGCTGGCGGCTCTCACCGTGGGCGGTCGCCACCTACCTGCTGGGCGGCGAGCTCCCCGACGGCACGGTGATCACGCCGAAGTACATCGGGCCGCGCCGGGTGATCGAGGTCGCCGTGACCACGCTGGCCACCGACCGGGCGCTGCTGCTGCTCGGCGTGCCCGGCACCGCCAAGACCTGGGTCTCCGAGCACCTCGCCGCGGCGATCTCCGGAGACTCCACGCTGCTGGTCCAGGGCACCGCCGGCACCCCCGAGGAGGCCGTCCGCTACGGCTGGAACTACGCCCAGCTGCTGGCCCACGGCCCCAGCGAGGACGCGCTGGTGCCCTCCCCGCTGATGCGCGCCATGCGCGACGGGCAGCTCGCCCGGGTCGAGGAGCTCACCCGCATCCCGGCCGACGTGCAGGACAGCCTGATCACCATCCTGTCCGAGAAGACCCTCCCCGTCCCGGAGCTGGGCTCCGAGGTGCAGGCGGTGCGCGGGTTCAACGTGATCGCCACCGCCAACGACCGCGACCGCGGCGTCAACGAGCTGTCCTCCGCGCTGCGCCGCCGCTTCAACACCGTGGTGCTGCCGCTGCCCGCGACGCTGGAGGAGGAGGTGGAGATCGTCACCCGCCGGGTCGGCCAGCTCGGCCGCTCGCTCGACCTGCCCGAACTGCCGGGCGGCGCCGAGGAGATCCGCCGGGTGGTGACGGTCTTCCGCGAGCTGCGGGCCGGCCTGACGGCCGACGGCCGGACGAAGGTGAAGACCCCCAGCGGCACGCTCTCCACCGCCGAGGCGATCTCGGTGGTCACCAACGGCCTCGCGCTGGCCGCGCACTTCGGCGACGGCGTGCTGCGCGCGGGCGACGTCGCGGACGGCATCGTCGGCGCGGTGGTCCGCGACCCGGTCGCCGACCGCCAGGTGTGGCGCGAGTACGTGGAGGGCGTGGTCCGCGACCGCGACGGCTGGAAGGACTTCTACCGGGCCGCCCGGGAGGTCTCCGCGTGA
- a CDS encoding DUF5682 family protein gives MSAGAAGAEAAGGRAASAEVTLLGVRHHGPGSARAVAAALAALQPDAVLIEGPPEADGLVAAAAEKEMVPPVALLAHVADDPARAAFWPFAEFSPEWVALRHALDAGVPVRFIDLPAAQSLALGPRGARDDGPPADGDGTVTGGGDTSGRDGASEEGEGSGVPGGTSGPAPVDPIAELAAAAGHLDPESWWEDAVEHRTPDGDPLAPFAALAEAMAALREHHPAERRDLVREAAMRQQVRAARRAGHRRIAVVCGAWHVPALAAMPTVAHDRALLAELPKKLKVELTWVPWTHRRLSQHTGYGAGIDSPGWYHHLFTSPEQPVARWMTKVAELLRAEDHPVSSAHVIEAVRLADTLAAVRGRPLPGLTETLDAVRAVMCDGSDVALALVHRRLVVGDALGEVPDSVPAVPLQRDLTRLQRTLRLKPEAEPRDLVLDLRKDLDGERSRLLHRLRLLGLHWGRPSRDGVNSTGTFRETWQLCWEPEFSVRLVEAGQWGTTVRSAATGKAVADAANAELTALTALAEQCLLADLPDALPEVMRALADRAALDTDAGHLAAALPALVRTLRYGDVRATDTSALTAVAHGLAERLSLALPAACTGLDADGATARRAELDAVHQAIALLGGDTAERWAGALAALAAREPHGGPATGVPGLLRGRAVRLLLDDGRLDAEEAGRRLGLVLSTASEPADAGGWVEGFVSGGGALLLHDPTLLGLLDAWLCGVPADAFTDLLPVLRRTFSSLETGVRHTIGSRVAAGPLTAPAGGSAPSAPLDEERADATTEVLALLLGVQVPQPRIPRQTDRRATA, from the coding sequence ATGAGCGCCGGGGCAGCGGGCGCGGAGGCGGCGGGCGGCAGGGCGGCCAGCGCGGAGGTGACGCTGCTCGGGGTGCGCCACCACGGCCCCGGCTCGGCCCGCGCGGTGGCCGCCGCGCTGGCCGCCCTGCAGCCCGACGCGGTGCTGATCGAGGGCCCGCCGGAGGCCGACGGGCTGGTCGCGGCCGCCGCCGAGAAGGAGATGGTGCCGCCGGTCGCGCTGCTCGCCCACGTCGCCGACGACCCGGCGCGGGCCGCGTTCTGGCCGTTCGCCGAGTTCTCGCCCGAGTGGGTGGCGCTGCGGCACGCGCTGGACGCGGGCGTGCCCGTCCGGTTCATCGACCTGCCCGCCGCGCAGAGCCTCGCGCTCGGCCCGCGCGGCGCCCGCGACGACGGCCCGCCCGCGGACGGCGACGGAACCGTTACCGGCGGGGGCGACACGTCCGGCCGTGACGGCGCGTCAGAAGAGGGGGAGGGGTCGGGAGTGCCGGGGGGCACTTCCGGGCCCGCGCCCGTCGACCCGATCGCCGAACTCGCCGCCGCCGCCGGCCACCTCGACCCGGAGTCCTGGTGGGAGGACGCGGTCGAGCACCGCACCCCCGACGGCGACCCTCTGGCCCCGTTCGCCGCCCTCGCCGAGGCGATGGCCGCGCTGCGCGAGCACCACCCCGCCGAGCGGCGCGACCTGGTCCGCGAGGCCGCCATGCGCCAGCAGGTCCGGGCCGCCCGCCGGGCCGGGCACCGGCGGATCGCCGTGGTCTGCGGCGCCTGGCACGTCCCGGCGCTCGCCGCGATGCCCACCGTCGCGCACGACCGGGCCCTGCTCGCCGAACTGCCCAAGAAGCTCAAGGTCGAGCTGACCTGGGTGCCGTGGACGCACCGCCGGCTGTCCCAGCACACCGGCTACGGCGCGGGCATCGACTCGCCCGGCTGGTACCACCACCTGTTCACCTCCCCCGAGCAGCCGGTCGCCCGCTGGATGACCAAGGTCGCCGAACTGCTCCGCGCCGAGGACCACCCGGTCTCCTCCGCGCACGTCATCGAGGCGGTCCGGCTCGCCGACACCCTCGCCGCGGTGCGCGGCCGCCCGCTGCCCGGCCTCACCGAGACCCTGGACGCGGTGCGCGCCGTGATGTGCGACGGCTCGGACGTCGCGCTCGCCCTGGTGCACCGGCGCCTGGTGGTCGGCGACGCGCTCGGCGAGGTCCCCGACTCGGTGCCCGCCGTCCCGCTCCAGCGCGACCTCACCCGCCTGCAGCGCACCCTGCGGCTCAAGCCCGAGGCCGAACCCCGGGACCTCGTCCTCGACCTGCGCAAGGACCTCGACGGCGAGCGCTCCCGGCTGCTGCACCGGCTGCGGCTGCTCGGCCTGCACTGGGGCCGCCCCTCCCGGGACGGCGTCAACTCCACCGGCACCTTCCGGGAGACCTGGCAGCTGTGCTGGGAGCCGGAGTTCTCGGTCCGGCTGGTCGAGGCCGGCCAGTGGGGCACCACCGTGCGCTCCGCCGCCACCGGCAAGGCCGTCGCCGACGCCGCGAACGCCGAACTCACCGCCCTGACCGCGCTCGCCGAGCAGTGCCTGCTGGCCGACCTGCCCGACGCGCTGCCCGAGGTGATGCGGGCCCTCGCCGACCGCGCCGCGCTCGACACCGACGCCGGGCACCTGGCCGCCGCGCTCCCCGCCCTGGTCCGCACCCTGCGCTACGGCGACGTCCGGGCCACCGACACCAGCGCCCTCACCGCCGTCGCGCACGGCCTCGCCGAACGCCTCAGCCTCGCCCTGCCCGCCGCCTGCACCGGCCTCGACGCGGACGGCGCCACCGCCCGCCGGGCCGAACTCGACGCCGTCCACCAGGCGATCGCCCTGCTCGGCGGCGACACCGCCGAACGCTGGGCCGGCGCCCTGGCCGCACTCGCCGCCCGCGAACCGCACGGCGGCCCCGCCACCGGCGTCCCCGGCCTGCTGCGCGGCCGCGCGGTGCGACTGCTGCTGGACGACGGACGGCTGGACGCCGAGGAGGCCGGCCGGCGGCTCGGGCTGGTGCTCTCCACCGCCTCCGAACCGGCCGACGCCGGCGGCTGGGTCGAGGGCTTCGTCTCCGGCGGCGGCGCACTGCTGCTGCACGACCCGACGCTGCTCGGCCTGCTCGACGCCTGGCTGTGCGGGGTGCCGGCCGACGCCTTCACCGACCTGCTGCCGGTGCTGCGCCGCACCTTCTCCTCGCTGGAGACGGGCGTCCGCCACACCATCGGCTCCCGGGTCGCGGCCGGCCCGCTCACGGCTCCCGCGGGGGGCTCCGCCCCGAGCGCCCCGCTCGACGAGGAGCGCGCCGACGCGACCACGGAGGTGCTGGCCCTCCTGCTGGGCGTGCAGGTCCCGCAGCCGCGCATCCCGCGCCAGACGGACCGCCGGGCCACCGCCTGA
- a CDS encoding VWA domain-containing protein, giving the protein MTVRQDDERMRRWRLVLGSDGDGTGVRLTGRDAAMDGALGALYREDGKRSAGLGGSAPKVARWLGDIREYFPTSVVRLMQQDAISRLGLDRLLLEPEMLAAVEPDVHLVGTLLSLKHALPETTRETARAVVGKVVAELERRLADKTRSTVGGALDRSARVNRPRHRDIDWDRTIRANLSKYLPEYRTVVPERLVGYARAQRAVKKDVILCIDQSGSMAPSVVHSAVFGAVLASMPSLDTRLVVFDTSVVDLTEQLSDPVDVLFATQLGGGTDINRALAYCQSKISRPSETIVVLISDLYEGGIRDEMLKRVAAMKAAGVQFIALLALSDEGAPAYDHAHAQALAELGAPAFACTPDAFPEIMAAAIEKRPLPVPDRG; this is encoded by the coding sequence ATGACTGTCCGTCAGGACGATGAGCGGATGCGGCGCTGGCGGCTGGTGCTGGGCAGCGACGGGGACGGCACGGGGGTGCGGCTGACCGGGCGGGACGCGGCGATGGACGGGGCGCTGGGGGCGCTGTACCGGGAGGACGGGAAGCGCTCGGCGGGGCTCGGCGGGTCGGCGCCGAAGGTGGCGCGCTGGCTGGGGGATATCCGGGAGTACTTCCCGACCAGCGTGGTGCGGCTGATGCAGCAGGACGCGATCTCCCGCCTCGGCCTGGACCGGCTGCTGCTGGAGCCGGAGATGCTGGCCGCCGTCGAACCGGACGTGCACCTGGTGGGGACGCTGCTGTCGCTGAAGCACGCGCTGCCGGAGACCACCCGGGAGACGGCCCGGGCGGTGGTCGGCAAGGTGGTGGCGGAGCTGGAGCGCCGGCTCGCCGACAAGACCCGTTCGACGGTCGGCGGGGCGCTGGACCGCAGCGCCCGGGTGAACCGGCCCCGGCACCGGGACATCGACTGGGACCGCACCATCCGGGCCAACCTGTCGAAGTACCTGCCGGAGTACCGCACGGTGGTGCCGGAGCGGCTGGTCGGCTACGCGCGGGCCCAGCGGGCGGTGAAGAAGGACGTCATCCTGTGCATCGACCAGTCGGGGTCGATGGCGCCGTCGGTGGTGCACTCGGCGGTGTTCGGCGCGGTGCTGGCGTCGATGCCGAGCCTGGACACCCGGCTGGTGGTGTTCGACACCTCGGTGGTCGACCTGACCGAGCAGCTGAGCGACCCGGTGGACGTCCTGTTCGCCACCCAGCTGGGCGGCGGCACCGACATCAACCGGGCGCTGGCGTACTGCCAGTCGAAGATCAGCCGGCCGTCCGAGACGATCGTGGTCCTGATCAGCGACCTGTACGAGGGCGGGATCCGCGACGAGATGCTGAAGCGGGTCGCGGCGATGAAGGCCGCGGGGGTGCAGTTCATCGCGCTGCTGGCGCTGTCCGACGAGGGCGCCCCGGCGTACGACCACGCGCACGCGCAGGCGCTGGCGGAGCTGGGGGCCCCGGCGTTCGCCTGCACGCCGGACGCGTTCCCGGAGATCATGGCGGCGGCGATCGAGAAGCGTCCGCTGCCGGTGCCCGACCGGGGGTGA
- the sucC gene encoding ADP-forming succinate--CoA ligase subunit beta encodes MDLFEYQARDLFAKHGVPVLDGDVIETAADAAAIAERFGGRAVVKAQVKVGGRGKAGGVKLASDPQDAVAKAEAILGMDIKGHTVHKVMLAQTADIKEEYYVSFLLDRTNRTFLAMASVEGGVEIEVVAEENPDALAKIPVDANEGVTPEKAAEIVAAAKFPAEIADQVADVLQKLWVVFVKEDALLVEVNPLIKSGEGKIIALDGKVSLDENAEFRQPEHEALEDKAAANPLEAAAKAKGLNYVKLDGQVGIIGNGAGLVMSTLDVVAYAGENHGGVKPANFLDIGGGASAEVMANGLEIILGDTDVKSVFVNVFGGITACDAVANGIVQALALLESKGEAVTKPLVVRLDGNNAELGRQILTDANHPLVQQVDTMDGAADRAAELANK; translated from the coding sequence GTGGACCTGTTCGAGTACCAGGCGAGGGACCTCTTCGCCAAGCACGGCGTACCCGTGCTTGACGGCGATGTCATCGAGACCGCCGCAGACGCTGCCGCCATCGCGGAGCGCTTCGGCGGCCGAGCCGTCGTCAAGGCTCAGGTGAAGGTGGGTGGCCGAGGCAAGGCCGGTGGCGTGAAGCTCGCGTCCGACCCGCAGGACGCCGTGGCCAAGGCCGAGGCGATCCTCGGCATGGACATCAAGGGCCACACCGTCCACAAGGTCATGCTGGCCCAGACCGCGGACATCAAGGAGGAGTACTACGTCTCCTTCCTGCTCGACCGCACCAACCGCACCTTCCTGGCGATGGCCAGCGTCGAGGGCGGCGTGGAGATCGAGGTCGTGGCCGAGGAGAACCCGGACGCGCTGGCCAAGATCCCGGTCGACGCGAACGAGGGCGTGACTCCGGAGAAGGCCGCCGAGATCGTCGCCGCCGCGAAGTTCCCGGCCGAGATCGCCGACCAGGTCGCCGACGTCCTGCAGAAGCTCTGGGTGGTCTTCGTCAAGGAGGACGCCCTCCTGGTCGAGGTCAACCCGCTGATCAAGTCCGGCGAGGGCAAGATCATCGCCCTGGACGGCAAGGTCTCCCTGGACGAGAACGCCGAGTTCCGCCAGCCCGAGCACGAGGCGCTCGAGGACAAGGCCGCCGCCAACCCGCTCGAGGCGGCGGCGAAGGCCAAGGGCCTGAACTACGTCAAGCTCGACGGCCAGGTCGGCATCATCGGCAACGGCGCGGGCCTCGTCATGAGCACCCTGGACGTCGTCGCGTACGCCGGTGAGAACCACGGCGGCGTGAAGCCGGCCAACTTCCTCGACATCGGCGGCGGCGCGTCCGCCGAGGTGATGGCGAACGGCCTGGAGATCATCCTGGGCGACACCGACGTCAAGTCGGTCTTCGTCAACGTCTTCGGCGGCATTACCGCCTGTGACGCGGTCGCCAACGGCATCGTGCAGGCCCTCGCGCTCCTGGAGAGCAAGGGCGAGGCCGTCACCAAGCCGCTGGTCGTCCGCCTGGACGGCAACAACGCGGAGCTCGGTCGCCAGATCCTGACCGACGCCAACCACCCGCTGGTGCAGCAGGTGGACACCATGGACGGCGCCGCTGACCGCGCCGCCGAGCTGGCCAACAAGTAA
- the sucD gene encoding succinate--CoA ligase subunit alpha yields MAIFLTKDSKVIVQGMTGSEGMKHTRRMLASGTQIVGGVNPRKAGTTVDVDGTEVPVFGTVVEAIEKTGADVTVIFVPPAFTKSAVIEAIDAEIGLAVVITEGVPVHDTAAFWAHAGAKGNKTRIIGPNCPGLISPGQSNAGIIPANITGPGKIGLVSKSGTLTYQLMYELRDLGFSSAVGIGGDPVIGTTHIDALKAFQEDPETELIVMIGEIGGDAEERAAAYIAEHVTKPVVGYVAGFTAPEGKTMGHAGAIVSGSSGTAQAKKEALEAAGVKVGKTPSETARLARELIAAAK; encoded by the coding sequence ATGGCTATCTTCCTTACCAAGGACAGCAAGGTCATCGTCCAGGGCATGACCGGCTCCGAGGGCATGAAGCACACGCGCCGCATGCTCGCCTCCGGCACCCAGATCGTCGGCGGCGTGAACCCGCGCAAGGCCGGCACCACCGTGGACGTGGACGGCACCGAGGTGCCGGTGTTCGGCACCGTGGTCGAGGCGATCGAGAAGACCGGTGCCGACGTCACCGTCATCTTCGTCCCGCCGGCGTTCACCAAGTCCGCCGTGATCGAGGCCATCGACGCCGAGATCGGCCTCGCCGTGGTCATCACCGAGGGCGTGCCGGTGCACGACACCGCCGCGTTCTGGGCCCACGCCGGCGCCAAGGGCAACAAGACCCGCATCATCGGCCCGAACTGCCCCGGCCTGATCAGCCCCGGACAGTCCAACGCGGGCATCATCCCGGCCAACATCACCGGCCCGGGCAAGATCGGTCTGGTGTCGAAGTCCGGCACCCTGACCTACCAGCTCATGTACGAGCTCCGTGACCTCGGCTTCTCCTCCGCGGTGGGCATCGGTGGCGACCCCGTCATCGGCACCACCCACATCGACGCCCTCAAGGCGTTCCAGGAGGACCCGGAGACCGAGCTCATCGTCATGATCGGCGAGATCGGCGGCGACGCCGAGGAGCGGGCCGCGGCCTACATCGCCGAGCACGTCACCAAGCCGGTCGTCGGCTACGTCGCGGGCTTCACCGCGCCCGAGGGCAAGACCATGGGCCACGCCGGCGCCATCGTCTCCGGCTCCTCCGGCACCGCCCAGGCGAAGAAGGAGGCCCTCGAGGCCGCCGGCGTCAAGGTCGGCAAGACGCCGTCCGAGACCGCCCGCCTGGCCCGCGAGCTGATCGCCGCCGCGAAGTAA